One stretch of Nycticebus coucang isolate mNycCou1 chromosome 7, mNycCou1.pri, whole genome shotgun sequence DNA includes these proteins:
- the LOC128590408 gene encoding LOW QUALITY PROTEIN: RNA-binding protein EWS-like (The sequence of the model RefSeq protein was modified relative to this genomic sequence to represent the inferred CDS: deleted 1 base in 1 codon; substituted 1 base at 1 genomic stop codon) — translation MVPIPPLMPSRTSCSRSTKTSSFIVKPVVSKVGCTDMLVVCRVIPRACELYQELCGAPTRPQDGNKPAETSQPQSSTGGYNQPNLGYGQSNYSYPQVPGSYPMQPVTAPPSYPPTSYSSTQPTSYDQSSYSQQNTYGQPSSYGQQSSYGQQSSYGQQPPTSYPPQTGSYSQAPSQYSQQSSSYGQQSSFRQDHPSSMGVYGQESGGFSGPGENRSMSGPDNRGRGRGGFDRGGMSRGGRGGGHGGMGAGEPGGFNKPGGPMDEGPDLDLGPPVDPDEDSDNSAIYVQGLNDNVTLDDLADFFKQCGVVKMNKRTGQPMIHIYLDKETGKPKGDATVSYEDPPTAKAAVEWFDGKDFQGSKLKVSLARKKPPMNSMRGGMPPREGRGVPPPLRGGPGGPGGPGGPMGRMGGRGGDRGGFPPRGPRGSRGNPSGGGNVQHXAGDWQCPNPGCGNQNFAWRTECNQCKAPKPEGFLPPPFPPPGGDRGRGGPGGMRGGRGGLMDRGGPGGMFRGGRGRDRGGFRGGRGMDRGGFGGGRRGGPGGPPGPLMEQMGGRRGGRGGPGKMDKGEHRQERRDRPY, via the exons ATGGTTCCCATTCCACCATTAATGCCAAGCAGAACCTCCTGTTCTCGGTCTACAAAAACTTCATCCTTTATAGTAAAGCCGGTGGTCTCCAAAGTTGGTTGCACAGATATGCTGGTAGTGTGCAGGGTGATCCCTCGAG CATGTGAGCTTTATCAAGAACTTTGTGGTGCACCTACAAGACCCCAGGATGGTAACAAGCCTGCTGAGACTAGTCAACCTCAGTCTAGCACAGGGGGTTACAACCAGCCTAACCTAGGATACGGACAGAGTAACTACAGTTATCCCCAGGTACCTGGGAGTTACCCCATGCAGCCAGTCACCGCACCTCCATCCTACCCTCCTACCAGCTATTCTTCTACACAGCCGACTAGTTATGATCAGAGCAGTTACTCTCAGCAGAACACCTATGGGCAGCCGAGCAGCTATGGACAGCAGAGTAGCTATGGTCAACAAAGCAGCTATGGGCAGCAGCCTCCCACTAGTTACCCCCCCCAAACTGGATCCTACAGCCAGGCTCCAAGTCAATATAGCCAGCAGAGCAGCAGCTACGGGCAGCAGAGTTCATTCCGACAGGACCACCCCAGTAGCATGGGTGTTTATGGGCAGGAGTCTGGAGGATTTTCCGGACCAGGAGAGAACCGGAGCATGAGTGGCCCTGATAACCGGGGCAGGGGAAGAGGGGGATTTGATCGTGGAGGCATGAGCAGAGGTGGGCGGGGAGGAGGACACGGTGGAATGGGCGCTGGAGAGCCAGGTGGCTTCAATAAGCCTGGTGGACCCATGGATGAAGGACCAGATCTTGATCTAGGCCCACCTGTAGATCCGGATGAAGACTCTGACAACAGTGCAATTTATGTGCAAGGATTAAATGACAATGTGACCCTAGATGATCTGGCAGACTTCTTTAAGCAGTGTGGGGTTGTTAAGATGAACAAGAGAACTGGACAACCCATGATCCACATCTACCTGGACAAGGAAACAGGAAAGCCCAAAGGTGATGCCACGGTGTCCTATGAAGACCCACCAACTGCAAAGGCTGCCGTGGAGTGGTTTGATGGTAAAGATTTTCAGGGGAGCAAA TTAAAAGTCTCTCTTGCTCGGAAGAAGCCTCCAATGAACAGCATGCGCGGTGGTATGCCACCCCGTGAGGGCAGAGGGGTGCCACCACCACTCCGTGGAGGTCCTGGAGGCCCAGGAGGTCCTGGGGGACCCATGGGTCGTATGGGAGGCCGTGGAGGAGATAGAGGAGGTTTCCCTCCGAGGGGCCCGCGGGGCTCCAGAGGGAACCCCTCAGGAGGAGGAAACGTCCAGCACTGAGCTGGAGACTGGCAGTGTCCCAATCCGGGTTGTGGAAACCAGAACTTCGCCTGGAGAACAGAATGCAACCAGTGTAAGGCCCCAAAGCCTGAAGGCTTCCTCCCACCACCCTTCCCACCCCCGGGTGGTGATCGTGGCAGAGGTGGCCCTGGTGGCATGCGGGGAGGAAGAGGTGGTCTCATGGACCGTGGTGGCCCTGGTGGAATGTTCAGAGGTGGTCGTGGTAGAGACAGAGGTGGCTTCCGGGGTGGCCGGGGTATGGACCGAggtggttttggtggaggaagacGAGGTGGTCCTGGAGGCCCTCCTGGACCTTTGATGGAACAGATGGGAGGAAGAAGAGGCGGACGTGGAGGACCTGGAAAAATGGATAAAGGTGAGCACCGTCAGGAGCGCAGAGACCGGCCCTACTAG